A stretch of Geomonas oryzisoli DNA encodes these proteins:
- a CDS encoding sigma 54-interacting transcriptional regulator produces the protein MTIMADFVGETAPTPEQTHQDAFNAAQYNAMGDGIISVNTAGTVLLSDRVSRVSLDIYPGSSLREQFPALWSKVVETMRDRRPRFELSVQRGETSFLVTVSPVMVDDEVSGAICVFVENTDLEIMTRQLRSFRELTKELAAIIDSSSEGLWVFDGYGVVLRVNPAAERNNRVKKEVVVGLTARELIEQGYMERSPALEVLGSKGVVNMLVNEGNRKLIVTGTPVFGDEGGIIRVVVSERDITEIDKLQRELEDQEAIKGQFWHHMLEQQQAELASQTIIAKSPRMITALRQAVKVSSADSTVLIHGESGVGKGLFADLIHKNSSRSAKPIIKLNCGAIPESLIESELFGHERGAFTGAQTAKPGYLELADNGILFLDEIAELPLASQVKLLRFLEDGRVTRLGGTTGRTVDVRIIAATHRDLEKMVVEKTFRLDLYYRLNVIPLYIPALRERQECLLPLIRHYIDYFSQKVGKQKRLARAALDALLAYSYPGNVRELMNLCERLVVMSETEVIDLQDLPKQLFGSLEEKPLSQSEQTLPVWPGDMTLEQILESVERSLLSDAMKEHGNQYRIAEALGINQSTVARKLKKYGVS, from the coding sequence ATGACGATAATGGCTGATTTCGTGGGCGAAACCGCCCCCACCCCGGAGCAGACCCACCAGGACGCATTCAATGCAGCGCAGTACAACGCCATGGGCGACGGCATCATCTCGGTGAACACCGCCGGAACCGTGCTGCTGTCCGACCGGGTCAGTCGCGTTAGCCTCGACATCTACCCGGGCAGTTCCCTGAGAGAACAGTTCCCCGCGCTGTGGAGCAAGGTGGTGGAGACCATGCGCGACCGCAGGCCCCGCTTCGAGTTGTCGGTTCAGAGGGGGGAAACGAGCTTCCTGGTCACGGTGAGCCCGGTGATGGTCGACGACGAGGTATCCGGCGCCATCTGCGTCTTCGTGGAGAACACCGATCTCGAGATCATGACCCGGCAGTTGCGGTCGTTCCGGGAACTAACCAAGGAGCTGGCTGCCATCATCGACTCCTCCTCGGAGGGACTCTGGGTATTCGACGGCTACGGTGTGGTGCTGCGCGTCAATCCGGCCGCCGAGCGCAACAACCGGGTCAAGAAAGAGGTGGTGGTCGGCCTGACCGCGCGCGAACTGATCGAGCAGGGGTACATGGAACGCTCGCCTGCACTGGAAGTACTCGGGTCCAAGGGCGTGGTCAACATGCTGGTCAACGAAGGAAACCGCAAGCTCATCGTCACCGGCACGCCGGTTTTCGGCGACGAGGGGGGCATCATCAGGGTGGTGGTCTCGGAGCGGGACATCACCGAGATCGACAAGCTGCAGCGCGAACTGGAGGACCAGGAAGCCATCAAGGGGCAGTTCTGGCACCACATGCTGGAGCAGCAGCAGGCCGAGCTCGCCTCCCAGACCATCATCGCCAAGAGCCCGCGCATGATCACCGCCCTGCGCCAGGCGGTCAAGGTGAGCTCCGCCGACTCGACCGTGCTGATCCACGGTGAATCCGGCGTCGGCAAGGGGCTCTTTGCCGACCTGATCCACAAGAATTCGAGCCGCAGCGCCAAGCCCATCATCAAGCTCAACTGCGGCGCCATCCCGGAGTCGCTCATCGAATCCGAACTGTTCGGGCACGAACGCGGCGCCTTCACCGGCGCCCAGACCGCCAAGCCCGGCTACCTCGAGCTCGCCGACAACGGCATCCTCTTCCTGGACGAGATCGCGGAACTGCCGCTGGCCTCCCAGGTGAAGCTTTTGCGCTTTCTCGAGGACGGGCGCGTGACCAGGCTCGGCGGCACCACCGGGCGGACGGTCGACGTGCGCATCATCGCCGCCACACACCGCGACCTGGAAAAGATGGTGGTGGAAAAGACCTTCCGCCTCGACCTCTACTACCGCCTCAACGTGATCCCGCTCTACATCCCCGCGTTGCGCGAACGCCAGGAATGCCTCTTACCGCTCATCCGCCACTACATCGACTATTTCAGCCAGAAGGTCGGCAAGCAGAAGCGTCTGGCCCGCGCCGCCCTCGACGCCCTGCTTGCCTACAGCTATCCCGGCAACGTGCGCGAACTGATGAACCTGTGCGAGCGGCTGGTGGTCATGTCCGAGACCGAGGTGATCGACCTGCAGGACCTCCCCAAGCAGCTTTTCGGCAGTCTCGAAGAGAAACCGCTGTCGCAGTCGGAGCAGACCCTGCCGGTGTGGCCAGGTGACATGACCCTGGAGCAGATCCTGGAAAGCGTGGAGCGTTCGTTGTTGAGCGACGCCATGAAGGAGCACGGCAACCAGTACCGGATCGCCGAGGCACTCGGGATCAACCAGTCCACCGTGGCCCGCAAGCTCAAGAAGTACGGCGTTTCCTAG
- the gabT gene encoding 4-aminobutyrate--2-oxoglutarate transaminase yields the protein MRTPEVSQALRNKHVPPGVSILSPSFVKEARGAIIVDTEGREFIDFAGGIGVANVGHCHPKVVAAVKDQAEKFLHTCFHIVPYDLYIDLAARLNELAPGDGDKMTIFLNSGAEAVENAIKIARHATGRPSVIAFENGFHGRTNLTMTLTSKVKPYKLGFGPFAPEIYRMPYAYCYRCPFGLKHPGCNTACAEHLEEFFISHVAAEKTAAVIAEPIQGEGGFVTPPPEYFPKLREICDKHGIMLIIDEVQTGMGRTGKLFAIDHWGVVPDLVTTAKSLGGGLPISAVTGKAEVMSAPHVGGLGGTYGGNPIALAAAQAVLEIFTTDGLLARAEELGVKMRARFDEMQTRHEIIGEVRGKGPMLALELVRDRESKEPAAAEAKKLVNLCYQKGLVVLSCGNHGNVIRTLMPLVITDAELERGMSILEESLQELRG from the coding sequence ATGAGAACCCCAGAAGTGTCGCAAGCGTTGCGCAACAAGCATGTACCGCCCGGTGTGAGCATTTTGTCCCCGTCCTTCGTCAAGGAGGCCCGTGGCGCCATTATCGTGGATACCGAAGGTCGCGAATTTATCGACTTCGCCGGGGGGATCGGCGTCGCCAACGTCGGGCACTGCCATCCCAAGGTCGTCGCCGCCGTCAAGGACCAAGCCGAGAAGTTCCTGCACACCTGCTTCCACATCGTCCCCTACGACCTGTACATCGACCTCGCGGCGCGGTTGAACGAACTGGCACCCGGCGACGGGGACAAGATGACCATCTTCCTCAATTCCGGCGCGGAGGCCGTGGAAAATGCCATCAAGATCGCGCGCCACGCCACCGGGCGCCCCTCGGTGATCGCCTTCGAGAACGGCTTTCACGGGCGTACCAACCTCACCATGACCCTCACCAGCAAGGTGAAGCCGTACAAGCTCGGTTTCGGGCCCTTCGCGCCGGAAATCTACCGGATGCCCTACGCCTACTGCTACCGCTGTCCCTTCGGGCTCAAGCACCCAGGCTGCAACACCGCCTGCGCAGAACACCTGGAGGAATTCTTCATAAGCCACGTCGCCGCCGAGAAGACTGCAGCGGTCATCGCCGAGCCGATCCAGGGGGAAGGGGGCTTCGTCACCCCGCCCCCCGAATACTTCCCCAAACTGCGCGAGATCTGCGACAAGCACGGCATCATGCTGATCATCGACGAGGTGCAGACCGGGATGGGGCGCACCGGCAAGTTGTTCGCCATCGATCACTGGGGAGTGGTCCCCGACCTGGTTACCACGGCCAAGAGCCTGGGGGGCGGACTCCCCATCTCGGCGGTAACCGGGAAGGCCGAAGTTATGAGCGCGCCGCACGTAGGGGGGCTGGGAGGGACCTACGGGGGGAACCCCATCGCGCTGGCAGCGGCCCAGGCGGTGCTGGAGATATTCACCACCGACGGCCTGCTCGCTCGCGCCGAGGAACTGGGCGTGAAGATGCGCGCCCGCTTCGACGAGATGCAAACGCGCCACGAGATCATCGGCGAGGTGCGCGGCAAGGGGCCCATGCTGGCCCTGGAACTGGTGCGCGACCGGGAGAGCAAGGAGCCTGCGGCGGCTGAGGCGAAGAAACTGGTCAACCTCTGCTATCAGAAAGGGCTGGTGGTCCTGTCCTGCGGCAACCACGGCAACGTGATCCGAACACTGATGCCGCTGGTCATCACCGACGCCGAGCTGGAGCGCGGCATGTCCATTCTCGAGGAGTCTCTGCAGGAACTGAGGGGCTAG
- a CDS encoding MoaD/ThiS family protein, translating to MKVTIKLFAHYRIGRFREAVREYAPGTSVRAGIAELRFNEPGPGVILVNGAPAQLDHVLQEGDTVALFPLISGG from the coding sequence TTGAAAGTAACCATCAAGCTTTTCGCTCACTACCGCATCGGCAGGTTCAGGGAGGCCGTGCGCGAGTATGCTCCGGGCACCTCGGTGCGCGCCGGCATCGCCGAGCTCAGGTTCAACGAGCCCGGCCCGGGCGTGATCCTGGTTAACGGTGCCCCGGCACAGCTGGACCACGTGCTGCAGGAGGGGGACACAGTGGCCCTCTTTCCGCTCATCTCCGGGGGGTAG
- a CDS encoding EamA family transporter, which yields MLSVLCGLATAFCWGTCDFIGGTSSRRTGAFFMTLATIASGLAMLVPVALLVRETPVTAGGWALNMLAGGFDALGILLLYRSMTLGRLSLAAPLSALTAAALPVIVGMLTQGIPDGKVVAGLALALASVWFLCREDAQGPVEPLKPIHVWLPLLSGSCLGLFLILMHSASGGAVLWPMVAVRCGGVLVLLLFMAAGKQGGGDWGALPWRMVLLNAFLDVAGNGFYIVAGQSGRMDVAAVLSSLFPGATVFLAWLILKERVSRLQMGGIATALAAIALLT from the coding sequence ATGCTCTCCGTGCTCTGCGGTCTCGCGACAGCCTTCTGCTGGGGGACCTGCGACTTCATCGGCGGCACCAGCAGCCGCCGCACCGGTGCCTTCTTCATGACCCTGGCCACCATCGCCTCAGGGCTCGCCATGCTGGTCCCGGTGGCCCTGCTGGTACGGGAAACACCGGTAACTGCCGGGGGGTGGGCGCTCAACATGCTTGCCGGCGGCTTCGACGCCCTGGGTATCCTGCTGCTGTACCGGTCCATGACGCTTGGCCGGCTGAGCCTCGCCGCGCCGCTGTCCGCACTCACCGCGGCTGCGCTCCCGGTGATCGTGGGTATGCTCACCCAGGGGATTCCCGACGGGAAGGTGGTGGCCGGGCTGGCACTTGCCCTTGCCTCGGTGTGGTTTCTGTGCCGGGAAGATGCGCAGGGGCCGGTAGAACCGCTCAAGCCCATCCACGTCTGGCTGCCGCTACTTTCCGGGAGCTGCCTGGGGCTTTTCCTGATACTCATGCATAGCGCGAGCGGCGGAGCGGTACTCTGGCCGATGGTAGCGGTCCGCTGCGGCGGGGTCCTGGTGCTGCTCTTGTTTATGGCTGCCGGAAAACAGGGGGGCGGCGACTGGGGCGCACTCCCCTGGCGGATGGTGCTTCTCAACGCATTTCTCGACGTTGCCGGCAACGGGTTTTACATCGTGGCGGGACAATCGGGGAGGATGGACGTGGCGGCGGTGCTCAGCTCCCTCTTTCCGGGCGCCACCGTCTTTCTGGCCTGGCTGATACTAAAGGAGCGGGTTTCGCGGCTGCAGATGGGGGGAATTGCGACCGCGCTGGCGGCAATCGCACTTTTGACCTGA
- a CDS encoding putrescine aminotransferase, translating to MMRDVAYAQSEAQRMLNLLLTPEHEVPAAEREKIEQETVENFANHINKGWLKYRKSMTEAGDFASVEWTGQGSILTDTRGREFIDILGGFGLYSAGIRHPKIVAAAKAQLDRSPQYSQEMLDPLRAHLGKVLAHLLPGDIQYGFFINSGTEAVDGAMKLAKLYTGKAGFISTERAFHGKTLGPLTLMGKAMYREPLLPLLGNVRHVPYGDAAAVEKAIQSANQVGDGIAAMIAEPIQGEAGAIIPPDDYWPKLREICDKYGVLLIADEVQTGLGRTGTLFGVDHWNVTPDIICLGKALGGGVIPCSGFFASKKVWECMEPNPFMHSTTTGGNPIACAAALAYINVMLEEDLPRQAREKGEYIVEKLEGLKAKYPKVLKEVRGRGLLIGMDFPTDEMGWQVASGMFSRRVLTAGTFINAKSIRIEPALTIGYDLIDEMLVRLEDVFKSIAGDL from the coding sequence ATGATGAGAGACGTAGCGTACGCACAAAGCGAAGCACAGAGGATGCTGAACCTGCTCCTGACCCCGGAGCACGAGGTTCCGGCGGCGGAGCGCGAGAAGATCGAGCAGGAGACCGTTGAGAACTTCGCCAACCACATCAACAAGGGGTGGCTCAAGTACAGAAAGTCCATGACCGAGGCCGGCGACTTCGCCTCCGTCGAGTGGACCGGGCAGGGCTCCATCCTCACCGACACCCGCGGCCGCGAGTTCATCGACATCCTGGGCGGTTTCGGCCTCTACTCCGCCGGCATCAGGCACCCCAAGATCGTCGCCGCCGCCAAGGCGCAGCTCGACCGCAGCCCGCAGTACAGCCAGGAAATGCTCGACCCGCTGCGCGCCCACCTGGGCAAGGTGCTCGCCCACCTGCTCCCGGGCGACATCCAGTACGGCTTCTTCATCAACTCCGGCACCGAGGCGGTGGACGGTGCCATGAAGCTCGCCAAGCTCTACACCGGCAAGGCCGGTTTCATCTCCACCGAGCGCGCCTTCCACGGCAAGACCCTGGGGCCGCTCACCCTGATGGGCAAGGCGATGTACCGCGAGCCGCTCCTGCCGCTTCTGGGCAACGTGCGCCACGTACCCTACGGCGACGCGGCCGCGGTCGAGAAGGCGATCCAGTCGGCAAACCAGGTGGGCGACGGCATCGCCGCCATGATCGCCGAGCCGATCCAGGGTGAGGCCGGCGCCATCATCCCGCCGGACGACTACTGGCCGAAACTGCGCGAGATCTGCGACAAGTACGGTGTGCTCCTCATCGCGGACGAGGTGCAGACCGGCCTCGGGCGCACCGGCACCCTGTTCGGCGTGGACCACTGGAACGTGACCCCGGACATCATCTGCCTGGGCAAGGCGCTGGGCGGCGGTGTCATCCCCTGCTCCGGCTTCTTCGCCAGCAAGAAGGTGTGGGAATGCATGGAGCCCAACCCCTTCATGCACTCCACCACCACCGGCGGCAACCCGATCGCCTGCGCCGCGGCGTTGGCCTACATCAACGTGATGCTGGAAGAAGATCTGCCGCGCCAGGCGCGCGAGAAAGGCGAGTACATCGTAGAGAAGCTGGAGGGGCTGAAGGCGAAGTACCCGAAGGTGCTGAAGGAAGTGCGCGGCAGGGGCCTCCTGATCGGCATGGACTTCCCGACCGACGAGATGGGGTGGCAGGTCGCCTCGGGCATGTTCAGCCGCCGCGTCTTGACCGCGGGCACCTTCATCAACGCCAAGAGCATCAGGATCGAGCCCGCCCTCACCATCGGCTACGACCTCATCGACGAGATGCTGGTCAGGCTCGAAGACGTGTTCAAGAGCATCGCCGGCGACCTCTAG
- a CDS encoding 4Fe-4S dicluster domain-containing protein, producing MKKELFANPDLCTGCNRCTLACSANKEGVFQPSKARMRVTNFPLRGFSVPNICFQCPKANCLEVCPTDAMFRGADGVVRLNRDLCSGCGACVTACPYGMVEQDAKGIPYKCDLCDGDPACAKECHSEALVHTTGDAALFQLKAAQMKTRHNSGTPLEKRHKVAEALKRNSRG from the coding sequence TTGAAAAAAGAACTCTTCGCCAACCCGGATCTGTGCACCGGATGCAACAGGTGCACCCTCGCCTGCTCCGCCAACAAGGAGGGCGTCTTTCAACCCAGCAAGGCCAGGATGCGCGTGACCAACTTCCCGCTGCGCGGCTTCTCGGTACCCAACATCTGCTTCCAGTGCCCCAAGGCAAACTGCCTGGAAGTCTGCCCTACCGACGCCATGTTCCGCGGCGCGGACGGGGTGGTTCGTCTCAACCGCGACCTGTGCTCCGGATGCGGCGCCTGTGTCACCGCCTGTCCCTACGGCATGGTCGAGCAGGACGCCAAGGGGATCCCCTACAAGTGCGATCTCTGTGACGGCGATCCGGCCTGCGCCAAGGAGTGCCACTCCGAAGCTCTCGTGCATACCACCGGGGATGCCGCGCTCTTCCAGCTCAAGGCGGCGCAGATGAAGACACGACACAACTCGGGCACACCGCTCGAGAAGCGGCACAAGGTTGCCGAAGCGTTGAAAAGGAACTCACGAGGCTAG
- a CDS encoding aldehyde ferredoxin oxidoreductase family protein produces MNLYMGKMLMVDLSAESVTTEPLRAEWLREYWGAWGLALRYYTDAVSPEIDPLAPENVVVIMTAPLCGTLVPLASRMCLVSKSPHTGTIFESNVGGSFGPELKYAGYDGIIIKGRASAPVFLKIDNDRVSLESAEHMTGQGIFETEKLMEAAIGAHGAKTLAIGPAAENMITYSMIGSESYRQFGRGGTGALFGSKNLKGIVCRGTGAVRVADMSRFLERTDHYTKNDLLCDDNLWAKTDGTPILVEVTNEMGIHPTRNYTKGFNGRKEQLNSDAIQAAKLGNRACASCPMACGKFTRVNSAEIEGPEYETLCLGGSNCDIHDLEAVIRFNRLCDDLGLDTMTCGSTISLAMEMTENGVHNFNLRFGQVDEYLKVVYEIATLSTERGRDLAKGAKHLAAKYGAEELSMEVKGLEMPAYEPRGNFGMGIAYATSERGACHLRAFPIFATDPHDIDALVSDVVDAQNANSIKWSLGFCDFWGTVNTSIEADLMSAGLGEAVSAEELDRAGERIWTLSRLFNLAAGFTAADDTLPKKIMERPLEGGRHEGRVFSRADLARAMQSYYELRDWSAKGIPSSRKLAALGLETTTL; encoded by the coding sequence ATGAATCTTTACATGGGAAAGATGCTGATGGTCGACCTGAGCGCGGAATCGGTCACGACTGAGCCGTTGCGCGCCGAATGGCTCCGCGAGTACTGGGGAGCATGGGGGCTGGCGCTGCGCTACTACACGGATGCGGTCTCGCCCGAGATCGACCCGCTCGCGCCGGAGAACGTCGTGGTCATCATGACCGCCCCCCTGTGCGGGACCTTGGTCCCGCTCGCCTCCCGCATGTGCCTGGTCTCCAAGTCGCCGCACACCGGGACCATCTTCGAGTCCAACGTGGGGGGCTCCTTCGGCCCGGAACTGAAGTACGCCGGTTATGACGGCATCATCATCAAGGGGCGCGCCTCCGCGCCGGTCTTCCTCAAGATCGACAACGACAGGGTCAGCCTCGAAAGCGCCGAGCACATGACCGGCCAGGGGATCTTCGAGACCGAGAAACTGATGGAAGCGGCCATCGGCGCCCACGGTGCCAAGACGCTCGCCATCGGCCCCGCCGCCGAGAACATGATCACCTACAGCATGATCGGCTCCGAATCCTACCGCCAGTTCGGCCGCGGCGGGACCGGTGCCCTGTTCGGGAGCAAGAACCTGAAGGGGATCGTCTGCCGCGGCACCGGCGCGGTCCGGGTCGCCGACATGTCCAGGTTCCTTGAGCGCACCGATCACTACACCAAAAACGACCTGTTGTGCGACGACAACCTCTGGGCCAAGACCGACGGCACCCCCATCCTGGTGGAGGTGACCAACGAGATGGGGATCCATCCCACCAGGAACTACACCAAGGGGTTCAACGGAAGGAAGGAGCAGCTCAACTCCGACGCCATCCAGGCCGCCAAATTGGGCAACCGCGCCTGTGCCTCCTGCCCGATGGCCTGCGGCAAGTTCACCCGGGTCAACTCCGCCGAGATCGAGGGGCCCGAATACGAGACACTGTGCCTGGGGGGCTCCAACTGCGACATCCACGACCTCGAGGCGGTGATCCGCTTCAACCGCCTGTGCGACGACCTCGGACTCGACACCATGACCTGCGGCAGCACCATCAGCCTCGCCATGGAGATGACCGAGAACGGCGTTCACAACTTCAACCTGCGTTTCGGGCAGGTGGACGAATACCTCAAGGTCGTCTACGAGATCGCCACCCTCTCCACCGAGCGCGGACGCGACCTGGCCAAGGGGGCGAAGCACCTGGCCGCCAAGTACGGCGCTGAAGAGCTCAGCATGGAGGTGAAGGGGCTCGAGATGCCCGCTTACGAGCCGCGCGGCAACTTCGGCATGGGGATTGCCTACGCAACCAGCGAGCGCGGCGCCTGCCACCTGCGCGCCTTCCCCATCTTTGCCACCGACCCGCACGACATCGACGCGCTGGTCTCGGACGTGGTCGACGCGCAAAACGCCAACTCGATCAAGTGGTCGCTCGGTTTCTGCGACTTCTGGGGCACGGTCAACACATCCATCGAGGCGGACCTCATGTCGGCCGGTCTGGGTGAGGCGGTGAGCGCCGAGGAACTGGACCGGGCCGGAGAGCGGATCTGGACCCTGAGCAGGCTCTTCAACCTTGCGGCAGGCTTCACTGCGGCCGACGATACGCTTCCCAAGAAGATTATGGAGCGACCGCTCGAAGGGGGACGCCACGAGGGGCGCGTGTTTAGCAGAGCCGACCTCGCCCGCGCCATGCAGTCCTACTATGAACTGCGCGACTGGAGCGCCAAGGGGATCCCTTCGTCGCGCAAGCTGGCCGCGCTCGGACTCGAGACCACGACCCTATAG
- a CDS encoding HesA/MoeB/ThiF family protein: MEQLNKFLNERAKGTLISWQHQAEAARRYGITVHQTERAILEMGLLPARYQRNSGTVPPEGQLVLHRSRVTVIGCGGLGGYVVEQLARAGVGTIVAVDPDVFEEHNLNRQLLSSIDALGASKAAAAAQRVAAINPAVTVVPEQVAFCPDNARELIAASSVAVDALDNVQGRLELADACNSLEVPLVHGAIAGWYGQVATQLPGEATLRLIYSSWTSGAGVERELGNPSFTPAAVASLQAAEVCKLLLGSGRPLTGRKLVIDLLHMDMDQFTVPT; the protein is encoded by the coding sequence ATGGAGCAACTGAACAAGTTTCTCAACGAACGCGCAAAGGGAACCCTCATCTCTTGGCAGCACCAGGCAGAGGCGGCGCGCCGCTACGGCATCACCGTCCACCAAACGGAGCGCGCCATCCTGGAAATGGGCCTGCTGCCGGCGCGCTACCAGCGCAACAGCGGCACGGTGCCCCCGGAGGGGCAGCTGGTCCTGCACCGCAGCCGGGTTACGGTGATAGGATGCGGCGGATTGGGAGGATACGTTGTGGAACAACTGGCCCGGGCGGGGGTCGGCACCATTGTGGCCGTTGACCCGGACGTGTTCGAAGAACACAACCTCAACCGGCAGCTCCTGAGCAGCATCGACGCGCTCGGGGCGTCTAAGGCCGCGGCTGCAGCGCAACGGGTCGCAGCCATCAACCCGGCGGTCACCGTGGTGCCGGAACAGGTTGCCTTTTGCCCCGACAACGCCCGCGAGCTTATCGCCGCAAGCTCAGTGGCCGTAGACGCCCTGGACAACGTGCAGGGCAGGCTGGAATTGGCCGACGCCTGCAACAGCTTGGAAGTCCCGCTGGTACATGGCGCCATTGCCGGCTGGTACGGCCAGGTCGCCACGCAACTGCCCGGGGAGGCAACACTTCGCCTTATCTACAGCTCCTGGACCTCCGGCGCAGGCGTGGAGCGCGAATTGGGCAACCCCTCCTTCACCCCTGCCGCCGTGGCGAGCCTCCAGGCCGCGGAAGTCTGCAAACTGCTGCTCGGCTCCGGGCGCCCCCTGACCGGCCGCAAGCTGGTGATCGACCTGCTGCACATGGACATGGACCAATTCACCGTCCCCACCTGA
- a CDS encoding 3'-5' exonuclease: protein MAVKQKGGPMNALEIEIAIASLHNTGDYQVLRRLNLARDARLGRPGPSHAKVALCLDTETTGLNHKQDKVIELGIVAFEFDAESGEIYRITDRYSGFEDPGFAIPPEVREITGLSDDMVRGQSFDDAFITSLAEKADLVIAHNAAFDRKFVETRFPAFVSLPWACTVCQIDWGAERLSSRTLEFLLFKTGSLTINAHRALDDAEGVLGLLLERLPVSGAPIFLELLKRAHEVTSRIYAVSAPFDKKDVLKERGYRWSDGTQGGSKAWWRDVPAHEEPEELAYLAREIYPRGNTSAVQIMRCDAYARFSVRE, encoded by the coding sequence ATGGCAGTGAAGCAAAAAGGGGGCCCGATGAACGCGCTGGAGATAGAAATCGCCATCGCGTCGTTGCATAACACGGGGGATTACCAGGTGCTGCGGCGCTTGAACCTGGCGCGGGATGCCAGGCTCGGCCGTCCCGGCCCAAGCCACGCCAAGGTCGCCCTTTGCCTCGATACCGAGACCACCGGTTTGAACCACAAGCAGGACAAGGTCATCGAGCTCGGTATCGTCGCCTTCGAGTTCGATGCCGAAAGCGGCGAGATTTACCGGATCACTGACCGCTATTCCGGTTTCGAAGACCCCGGCTTCGCCATCCCCCCCGAGGTGCGGGAGATCACCGGCCTCTCGGACGACATGGTGCGCGGCCAGAGCTTCGACGACGCCTTCATCACATCCCTGGCCGAGAAGGCGGATCTTGTCATCGCCCACAACGCGGCCTTCGACCGCAAGTTCGTGGAAACCCGCTTTCCCGCCTTCGTGAGCCTTCCCTGGGCCTGCACCGTCTGCCAGATCGACTGGGGTGCGGAGCGGCTTTCCTCGCGCACCCTGGAGTTTCTCCTGTTCAAGACCGGTTCCCTCACCATCAACGCCCACCGCGCGCTGGATGATGCCGAGGGGGTGCTCGGGCTTTTGCTGGAGCGTTTGCCGGTGAGCGGCGCGCCGATTTTCCTGGAGCTGCTGAAGCGGGCCCACGAGGTCACCTCGCGCATCTATGCAGTATCGGCCCCCTTCGACAAGAAGGATGTGCTCAAGGAGCGCGGCTACCGTTGGAGTGACGGGACGCAGGGGGGGAGCAAGGCATGGTGGCGCGATGTGCCGGCGCATGAGGAGCCGGAAGAGCTGGCGTACCTTGCCCGGGAGATCTATCCGAGGGGTAACACGAGCGCCGTCCAGATCATGCGTTGCGACGCCTACGCGCGTTTCTCGGTGCGGGAGTAA
- the lhgO gene encoding L-2-hydroxyglutarate oxidase produces MSIDKAEILIVGAGIIGLTIARELVRSGHGDIVIIEKEAELGVHASGRNSGVLHAGIYYSPDSLKAKSCLNGNFLMRAYCKEKGLPLLENGKVIVTRTQAELPVLDELFKRATANGAKVEMIDEHQLAAIEPNARTVERALFSHYTAVVDPKAVLKSLKKDLEESGKVNFVMGCRMTGLKGSGVAVTTKGEIRFNRFVNAAGAYCNKVAAFFGVGENYRLIPFKGVYRLLKKDAPYTVNSSIYPVPDIRNPFLGVHFTRSVHGDVYLGPTAIPAFGRENYGIVKGIDAEAFSIAFQDLVLFLTNKPFRNVALTEPAKYIPSVFFKDAARLVKELSPGDVVAASKVGIRPQLVDWTTKQLVMDFLVVADGPTVHVLNPISPAFTSSMDLAQGIVGGHFR; encoded by the coding sequence ATGAGCATCGACAAGGCTGAGATACTGATCGTCGGGGCGGGGATCATCGGGCTTACCATCGCTCGCGAGCTGGTACGCTCCGGTCACGGCGACATCGTCATCATCGAGAAGGAAGCGGAACTTGGGGTGCACGCCTCCGGCCGCAACTCCGGGGTGCTGCACGCGGGCATATACTATTCTCCCGACAGCCTCAAGGCGAAATCCTGCCTCAACGGCAACTTCCTGATGCGGGCCTACTGCAAGGAGAAGGGACTGCCGCTTCTGGAAAACGGCAAGGTGATCGTGACGCGCACGCAGGCCGAACTGCCGGTCCTCGACGAGCTGTTCAAACGCGCCACCGCAAACGGCGCCAAGGTCGAGATGATCGACGAACACCAGCTCGCGGCGATCGAACCCAACGCCCGCACCGTGGAACGCGCGCTCTTCTCGCACTACACTGCGGTTGTCGACCCAAAGGCCGTGCTGAAAAGCCTCAAAAAGGACCTTGAGGAAAGCGGCAAGGTGAACTTCGTGATGGGGTGCCGCATGACCGGCCTCAAGGGGAGCGGGGTGGCGGTGACCACCAAGGGAGAGATCCGCTTCAACAGGTTCGTCAACGCGGCGGGAGCGTACTGCAACAAGGTGGCGGCCTTCTTCGGCGTGGGAGAAAATTACCGTCTGATCCCCTTCAAGGGGGTGTACCGGCTGCTCAAAAAGGACGCCCCGTACACGGTCAACTCCAGCATCTACCCCGTCCCCGACATCAGAAACCCCTTCCTCGGGGTCCACTTCACCCGCAGCGTGCACGGCGACGTCTACTTGGGGCCCACGGCGATCCCCGCTTTCGGCAGGGAAAACTACGGCATCGTCAAGGGGATCGACGCCGAGGCCTTCTCCATCGCGTTCCAGGACCTGGTGCTGTTTCTTACCAACAAGCCCTTCCGTAATGTCGCGCTCACCGAACCCGCCAAGTACATCCCGTCGGTCTTCTTCAAGGACGCCGCCCGACTGGTCAAGGAACTTTCGCCCGGTGACGTGGTGGCAGCCTCCAAGGTGGGGATCCGGCCGCAGCTCGTGGACTGGACCACGAAGCAACTGGTCATGGACTTCCTGGTGGTGGCCGACGGGCCGACGGTCCACGTGCTGAACCCCATCTCACCCGCCTTCACCTCGTCCATGGACCTCGCGCAGGGGATCGTGGGGGGGCACTTCCGGTAA